The Medicago truncatula cultivar Jemalong A17 chromosome 4, MtrunA17r5.0-ANR, whole genome shotgun sequence genome includes a region encoding these proteins:
- the LOC25492654 gene encoding ATPase family AAA domain-containing protein At1g05910 isoform X1, whose product MNPKRSSQDDPDSRPVRTSDRIKTRPPAYNRAPFLYYNSNLRRPRKSKNKTRTAASQIAKMLRPGNRKARDSNNNSGSANLRRSTRERRVNVNLMEFADSSGSEDADLMRPSYRPLRNRISNSVSRDDAISSKRKRGVDAKPTPRREGLRPRRSKAAGRERLISESDDDQDLSEGKVEQDETENGNDVEENDAEDDHNEMEGDAEGEDEGEDEGDEDGDEDGDDEDGEEQDGRRRYDLRNRAEVRRFSMEEGKARPRSPRRVLHQGMGTKVNRDVRKGGSRVHKRHRLTRPEDSDDSLLVDELDQGPAIPWGRGGSRSGPPFLFGGVDTHGTTAWGLNLAASGWGHQGDAFATLTSGIQTAGPSSKGGADIQPLQIDESVSFDDIGGLSEYIDALKEMVFFPLLYPDFFASYHITPPRGVLLCGPPGTGKTLIARALACAASKAGQKVSFYMRKGADVLSKWVGEAERQLKLLFEEAQRNQPSIIFFDEIDGLAPVRSSKSEQIHNSIVSTLLALMDGLDSRGQVVLIGATNRIDAIDGALRRPGRFDREFNFPLPGGEARAEILDIHTRKWKHPPPEELKKELAASCVGYCGADLKALCTEAAIRAFRQKYPQVYTSDDKFLIDVDSITVEKYHFIEAMSTITPAAHRGAIVHSRPLSLVVQPCLQRHLEKVMGTISDIFPPVSVASELTKLSMLSYGSAIPLVYRPRLLLCGGEGTGLDHLGPAVLHELEKFPVHSLGLPSLLSDPSAKTPEEALVHIFGEARRTTPSILYLPQFDVWWETAHEQLRAVLLTMLEELPSDLPILLLGTSSAALADVEEVPTSVFPHRSVYQVNMPSTEDRTLFFDRLIEAAMSILLERISKKSQDAKRLSELPRAPKLASGPKASELKAKVEAEQHALRRLRMCLRDVCNRILYDKRFNAFHFPVSDEDAPNYRSIIQNPMDIATILQHVDNGNYITCAAFLQDIDLIVSNAKAYNGDDYNGTRIVSRACELRDTVHGMLSQMDPALAAYCDKIASQGGPAHLPGELGDITFPDTPVVQLATTTRTSARLRHVQPEVNLDQGYEVLKRTKKIGDGINAAEDKLQDSIPTKSSQEQHQTQDVDSERMEPIEIDGDLHGSCTNNLADGSSLHDITMLDGEFSRQVESVKQRFVKRSEKYSIPQLERLYTRIMKGVFETRDKGMSDDDLKNLVLGFLSKFVEDDANF is encoded by the exons TCTGGCTCTGCCAACCTTCGGCGCTCAACCAGGGAGAGAAGAGTTAATGTAAATCTTATGGAGTTCGCAGACAGCTCTGGATCTGAGGATGCCGATTTAATG AGACCCTCATATCGACCGTTGAGAAACCGGATTAGCAACAGTGTCAGCCGGGATGATGCAATATCTTCTAAGCGCAAAAGAGGAGTGGATGCCAAACCAACTCCTCGACGTGAAGGTCTACGGCCTCGTCGATCGAAGGCTGCTGGTAGAGAAAGGTTAATATCAGAATCAGATGATGATCAAGACCTTTCAGAGGGAAAGGTTGAACAAGATGAAACAGAAAATGGAAATGATGTTGAGGAAAATGATGCAGAAGATGATCATAATGAGATGGAGGGGGATGCCGAGGGTGAAGATGAAGGCGAGGATGAAGGCGATGAGGATGGCgatgaagatggtgatgatgaagaCGGTGAAGAACAGGATGGAAGAAGGCGCTACGATCTTCGAAATCGTGCAGAGGTCCGCAGGTTCTCTATGGAGGAAGGGAAAGCACGGCCAAGGTCTCCACGAAGAGTTTTACATCAAGGTATGGGAACTAAGGTCAACAGGGATGTAAGGAAGGGTGGATCACGAGTTCACAAGCGCCATCGCTTAACAAGGCCTGAAGATTCTGATGACTCCCTTCTTGTGGATGAGTTGGACCAAGGCCCTGCTATTCCATGGGGTCGTGGTGGCAGCAGATCTGGCCCACCTTTTCTTTTTGGGGGCGTAGACACACATGGAACAACAGCTTGGGGATTAAACCTTGCTGCATCAGGTTGGGGTCATCAGGGTGATGCCTTTGCCACACTAACTTCAGGGATTCAAACTGCTGGTCCAAGTTCCAAGGGAGGGGCAGATATCCAACCCTTGCAGATTGATGAGAGTGTAAGTTTTGATGATATAGGCGGGCTCTCTGAATACATTGATGCTCTAAAGGAAATGGTTTTCTTTCCATtattgtatccagatttttttGCAAGTTACCACATAACTCCACCTAGGGGGGTGTTGTTATGTGGGCCCCCTGGCACGGGGAAAACATTGATTGCAAGAGCTTTGGCTTGTGCTGCTTCAAAAGCTGGTCAGAAGGTTAGCTTTTACATGCGCAAAGGAGCAGACGTGCTAAGCAAGTGGGTTGGTGAGGCTGAAAGACAACTGAAACTTCTTTTTGAGGAAGCACAAAGGAATCAACCTTCTATTATCTTCTTTGATGAAATAGATGGACTTGCACCTGTGAGATCTAGCAAGTCAGAACAAATTCACAATTCCATTGTGTCCACTTTGCTTGCTTTGATGGATGGGCTTGATTCTCGTGGACAGGTTGTTTTGATTGGAGCTACCAACAGGATTGATGCTATTGATGGAGCCTTGCGACGTCCTGGCAGATTTGATCGTGAATTTAACTTTCCCTTGCCTGGTGGTGAGGCACGTGCTGAAATATTAGACATTCATACTCGTAAGTGGAAGCACCCTCCTCCAGAGGAACTCAAAAAGGAACTTGCAGCTAGTTGTGTAGGTTATTGTGGTGCTGACCTAAAGGCTCTCTGTACTGAAGCGGCTATTCGTGCTTTCCGTCAGAAATATCCACAGGTTTATACAAGTGATGACAAATTTCTAATTGATGTTGATTCTATCACGGTAGAAAAGTATCATTTTATTGAAGCAATGTCTACAATTACTCCTGCTGCTCATAGAGGAGCTATTGTGCACTCTAGGCCATTGTCTCTAGTAGTTCAACCATGTCTTCAGAGACATCTAGAGAAAGTCATGGGTACTATATCTGATATTTTCCCTCCAGTATCTGTTGCATCAGAATTGACTAAACTGTCAATGCTTTCGTACGGGTCTGCGATTCCACTTGTATATCGACCTAGGCTTCTACTTTGTGGTGGTGAAGGCACAGGGCTG GATCATCTTGGGCCTGCGGTTTTACATGAACTGGAAAAATTTCCTGTGCATTCATTAGGACTTCCATCTCTTCTGTCAGATCCTAGTGCAAAGACACCGGAGGAGGCGTTGGTACATATATTTGGTGAAGCTAGAAGAACAACGCCATCCATTCTTTATTTACCACAGTTTGATGTTTGGTGGGAAACT GCTCATGAACAGCTCAGAGCCGTTCTCCTGACTATGCTAGAAGAATTGCCATCTGACTTACCTATCTTACTTCTTGGTACATCCTCAGCTGCACTTGCTGATGTCGAGGAAGTGCCCACTTCAGTTTTCCCTCATCGCTCAGT TTATCAAGTGAACATGCCATCTACCGAAGATAGGACCTTGTTTTTTGATCGTTTAATAGAAGCTGCTATGTCGATATTGTTGGAGCGAATCAGCAAGAAATCTCAGGATGCAAAACGCCTTTCTGAACTTCCCAGGGCACCAAAATTGGCTAGTGGTCCAAAGGCATCTGAGCTAAAAGCAAAGGTCGAAGCTGAGCAGCATGCACTTCGAAGATTGCGAATGTGCCTCAGAGATGTTTGCAACCG GATATTGTATGACAAACGATTTAATGCCTTCCATTTTCCAGTCTCAGATGAAGATGCGCCTAATTATCGCTCAATTATACAGAACCCAATGGACATTGCCACCATCTTGCAGCACGTTGATAACGGCAACTATATTACATGTGCTGCATTCCTTCAGGACATTGATCTTATTGTTTCCAATGCAAAG GCTTACAATGGAGACGACTACAATGGCACTAGGATTGTCAGTAGAGCTTGTGAGCTCCGTGATACG GTGCACGGGATGCTCTCTCAAATGGACCCAGCACTGGCTGCATATTGTGACAAGATTGCTAGCCAAGGTGGCCCAGCGCATTTGCCTGGTGAATTAGGGGATATTACATTCCCTGATACTCCTGTTGTACAGCTGGCCACCACTACTAGAACGAGTGCTCGACTTCGTCATGTCCAACCAGAGGTTAATCTGGATCAGGGTTACGAAGTATTGAAGCGGACCAAGAAGATCGGTGACGGTATAAATGCAG CAGAAGACAAGTTACAAGATTCAATACCAACAAAGTCGTCTCAGGAGCAGCATCAGACACAAGACGTGGATTCTGAAAGAATGGAACCTATAGAAATCGATGGAGATTTGCATGGATCTTGTACAAATAACCTTGCTGATGGTAGCAGCCTTCATGATATCACAATGCTAGATGGTGAATTTTCAAGACAAGTGGAGTCTGTTAAGCAGCGTTTCGTAAAGCGCAGTGAAAAATACAGCATCCCACAACTTGAAAGGCTTTACACGAGAATAATGAAGGGCGTCTTTGAAACCAGAGATAAAGGAATGAGTGATGATGATCTCAAGAATTTGGTTTTGGGGTTTTTGTCGAAATTTGTAGAGGATGATGCAAATTTCTGA
- the LOC25492654 gene encoding ATPase family AAA domain-containing protein At1g05910 isoform X3 yields MEFADSSGSEDADLMRPSYRPLRNRISNSVSRDDAISSKRKRGVDAKPTPRREGLRPRRSKAAGRERLISESDDDQDLSEGKVEQDETENGNDVEENDAEDDHNEMEGDAEGEDEGEDEGDEDGDEDGDDEDGEEQDGRRRYDLRNRAEVRRFSMEEGKARPRSPRRVLHQGMGTKVNRDVRKGGSRVHKRHRLTRPEDSDDSLLVDELDQGPAIPWGRGGSRSGPPFLFGGVDTHGTTAWGLNLAASGWGHQGDAFATLTSGIQTAGPSSKGGADIQPLQIDESVSFDDIGGLSEYIDALKEMVFFPLLYPDFFASYHITPPRGVLLCGPPGTGKTLIARALACAASKAGQKVSFYMRKGADVLSKWVGEAERQLKLLFEEAQRNQPSIIFFDEIDGLAPVRSSKSEQIHNSIVSTLLALMDGLDSRGQVVLIGATNRIDAIDGALRRPGRFDREFNFPLPGGEARAEILDIHTRKWKHPPPEELKKELAASCVGYCGADLKALCTEAAIRAFRQKYPQVYTSDDKFLIDVDSITVEKYHFIEAMSTITPAAHRGAIVHSRPLSLVVQPCLQRHLEKVMGTISDIFPPVSVASELTKLSMLSYGSAIPLVYRPRLLLCGGEGTGLDHLGPAVLHELEKFPVHSLGLPSLLSDPSAKTPEEALVHIFGEARRTTPSILYLPQFDVWWETAHEQLRAVLLTMLEELPSDLPILLLGTSSAALADVEEVPTSVFPHRSVYQVNMPSTEDRTLFFDRLIEAAMSILLERISKKSQDAKRLSELPRAPKLASGPKASELKAKVEAEQHALRRLRMCLRDVCNRILYDKRFNAFHFPVSDEDAPNYRSIIQNPMDIATILQHVDNGNYITCAAFLQDIDLIVSNAKAYNGDDYNGTRIVSRACELRDTVHGMLSQMDPALAAYCDKIASQGGPAHLPGELGDITFPDTPVVQLATTTRTSARLRHVQPEVNLDQGYEVLKRTKKIGDGINAAEDKLQDSIPTKSSQEQHQTQDVDSERMEPIEIDGDLHGSCTNNLADGSSLHDITMLDGEFSRQVESVKQRFVKRSEKYSIPQLERLYTRIMKGVFETRDKGMSDDDLKNLVLGFLSKFVEDDANF; encoded by the exons ATGGAGTTCGCAGACAGCTCTGGATCTGAGGATGCCGATTTAATG AGACCCTCATATCGACCGTTGAGAAACCGGATTAGCAACAGTGTCAGCCGGGATGATGCAATATCTTCTAAGCGCAAAAGAGGAGTGGATGCCAAACCAACTCCTCGACGTGAAGGTCTACGGCCTCGTCGATCGAAGGCTGCTGGTAGAGAAAGGTTAATATCAGAATCAGATGATGATCAAGACCTTTCAGAGGGAAAGGTTGAACAAGATGAAACAGAAAATGGAAATGATGTTGAGGAAAATGATGCAGAAGATGATCATAATGAGATGGAGGGGGATGCCGAGGGTGAAGATGAAGGCGAGGATGAAGGCGATGAGGATGGCgatgaagatggtgatgatgaagaCGGTGAAGAACAGGATGGAAGAAGGCGCTACGATCTTCGAAATCGTGCAGAGGTCCGCAGGTTCTCTATGGAGGAAGGGAAAGCACGGCCAAGGTCTCCACGAAGAGTTTTACATCAAGGTATGGGAACTAAGGTCAACAGGGATGTAAGGAAGGGTGGATCACGAGTTCACAAGCGCCATCGCTTAACAAGGCCTGAAGATTCTGATGACTCCCTTCTTGTGGATGAGTTGGACCAAGGCCCTGCTATTCCATGGGGTCGTGGTGGCAGCAGATCTGGCCCACCTTTTCTTTTTGGGGGCGTAGACACACATGGAACAACAGCTTGGGGATTAAACCTTGCTGCATCAGGTTGGGGTCATCAGGGTGATGCCTTTGCCACACTAACTTCAGGGATTCAAACTGCTGGTCCAAGTTCCAAGGGAGGGGCAGATATCCAACCCTTGCAGATTGATGAGAGTGTAAGTTTTGATGATATAGGCGGGCTCTCTGAATACATTGATGCTCTAAAGGAAATGGTTTTCTTTCCATtattgtatccagatttttttGCAAGTTACCACATAACTCCACCTAGGGGGGTGTTGTTATGTGGGCCCCCTGGCACGGGGAAAACATTGATTGCAAGAGCTTTGGCTTGTGCTGCTTCAAAAGCTGGTCAGAAGGTTAGCTTTTACATGCGCAAAGGAGCAGACGTGCTAAGCAAGTGGGTTGGTGAGGCTGAAAGACAACTGAAACTTCTTTTTGAGGAAGCACAAAGGAATCAACCTTCTATTATCTTCTTTGATGAAATAGATGGACTTGCACCTGTGAGATCTAGCAAGTCAGAACAAATTCACAATTCCATTGTGTCCACTTTGCTTGCTTTGATGGATGGGCTTGATTCTCGTGGACAGGTTGTTTTGATTGGAGCTACCAACAGGATTGATGCTATTGATGGAGCCTTGCGACGTCCTGGCAGATTTGATCGTGAATTTAACTTTCCCTTGCCTGGTGGTGAGGCACGTGCTGAAATATTAGACATTCATACTCGTAAGTGGAAGCACCCTCCTCCAGAGGAACTCAAAAAGGAACTTGCAGCTAGTTGTGTAGGTTATTGTGGTGCTGACCTAAAGGCTCTCTGTACTGAAGCGGCTATTCGTGCTTTCCGTCAGAAATATCCACAGGTTTATACAAGTGATGACAAATTTCTAATTGATGTTGATTCTATCACGGTAGAAAAGTATCATTTTATTGAAGCAATGTCTACAATTACTCCTGCTGCTCATAGAGGAGCTATTGTGCACTCTAGGCCATTGTCTCTAGTAGTTCAACCATGTCTTCAGAGACATCTAGAGAAAGTCATGGGTACTATATCTGATATTTTCCCTCCAGTATCTGTTGCATCAGAATTGACTAAACTGTCAATGCTTTCGTACGGGTCTGCGATTCCACTTGTATATCGACCTAGGCTTCTACTTTGTGGTGGTGAAGGCACAGGGCTG GATCATCTTGGGCCTGCGGTTTTACATGAACTGGAAAAATTTCCTGTGCATTCATTAGGACTTCCATCTCTTCTGTCAGATCCTAGTGCAAAGACACCGGAGGAGGCGTTGGTACATATATTTGGTGAAGCTAGAAGAACAACGCCATCCATTCTTTATTTACCACAGTTTGATGTTTGGTGGGAAACT GCTCATGAACAGCTCAGAGCCGTTCTCCTGACTATGCTAGAAGAATTGCCATCTGACTTACCTATCTTACTTCTTGGTACATCCTCAGCTGCACTTGCTGATGTCGAGGAAGTGCCCACTTCAGTTTTCCCTCATCGCTCAGT TTATCAAGTGAACATGCCATCTACCGAAGATAGGACCTTGTTTTTTGATCGTTTAATAGAAGCTGCTATGTCGATATTGTTGGAGCGAATCAGCAAGAAATCTCAGGATGCAAAACGCCTTTCTGAACTTCCCAGGGCACCAAAATTGGCTAGTGGTCCAAAGGCATCTGAGCTAAAAGCAAAGGTCGAAGCTGAGCAGCATGCACTTCGAAGATTGCGAATGTGCCTCAGAGATGTTTGCAACCG GATATTGTATGACAAACGATTTAATGCCTTCCATTTTCCAGTCTCAGATGAAGATGCGCCTAATTATCGCTCAATTATACAGAACCCAATGGACATTGCCACCATCTTGCAGCACGTTGATAACGGCAACTATATTACATGTGCTGCATTCCTTCAGGACATTGATCTTATTGTTTCCAATGCAAAG GCTTACAATGGAGACGACTACAATGGCACTAGGATTGTCAGTAGAGCTTGTGAGCTCCGTGATACG GTGCACGGGATGCTCTCTCAAATGGACCCAGCACTGGCTGCATATTGTGACAAGATTGCTAGCCAAGGTGGCCCAGCGCATTTGCCTGGTGAATTAGGGGATATTACATTCCCTGATACTCCTGTTGTACAGCTGGCCACCACTACTAGAACGAGTGCTCGACTTCGTCATGTCCAACCAGAGGTTAATCTGGATCAGGGTTACGAAGTATTGAAGCGGACCAAGAAGATCGGTGACGGTATAAATGCAG CAGAAGACAAGTTACAAGATTCAATACCAACAAAGTCGTCTCAGGAGCAGCATCAGACACAAGACGTGGATTCTGAAAGAATGGAACCTATAGAAATCGATGGAGATTTGCATGGATCTTGTACAAATAACCTTGCTGATGGTAGCAGCCTTCATGATATCACAATGCTAGATGGTGAATTTTCAAGACAAGTGGAGTCTGTTAAGCAGCGTTTCGTAAAGCGCAGTGAAAAATACAGCATCCCACAACTTGAAAGGCTTTACACGAGAATAATGAAGGGCGTCTTTGAAACCAGAGATAAAGGAATGAGTGATGATGATCTCAAGAATTTGGTTTTGGGGTTTTTGTCGAAATTTGTAGAGGATGATGCAAATTTCTGA
- the LOC25492654 gene encoding ATPase family AAA domain-containing protein At1g05910 isoform X2 encodes MNPKRSSQDDPDSRPVRTSDRIKTRPPAYNRAPFLYYNSNLRRPRKSKNKTRTAASQIAKMLRPGNRKARDSNNNSGSANLRRSTRERRVNVNLMEFADSSGSEDADLMRPSYRPLRNRISNSVSRDDAISSKRKRGVDAKPTPRREGLRPRRSKAAGRERLISESDDDQDLSEGKVEQDETENGNDVEENDAEDDHNEMEGDAEGEDEGEDEGDEDGDEDGDDEDGEEQDGRRRYDLRNRAEVRRFSMEEGKARPRSPRRVLHQGMGTKVNRDVRKGGSRVHKRHRLTRPEDSDDSLLVDELDQGPAIPWGRGGSRSGPPFLFGGVDTHGTTAWGLNLAASGWGHQGDAFATLTSGIQTAGPSSKGGADIQPLQIDESVSFDDIGGLSEYIDALKEMVFFPLLYPDFFASYHITPPRGVLLCGPPGTGKTLIARALACAASKAGQKVSFYMRKGADVLSKWVGEAERQLKLLFEEAQRNQPSIIFFDEIDGLAPVRSSKSEQIHNSIVSTLLALMDGLDSRGQVVLIGATNRIDAIDGALRRPGRFDREFNFPLPGGEARAEILDIHTRKWKHPPPEELKKELAASCVGYCGADLKALCTEAAIRAFRQKYPQVYTSDDKFLIDVDSITVEKYHFIEAMSTITPAAHRGAIVHSRPLSLVVQPCLQRHLEKVMGTISDIFPPVSVASELTKLSMLSYGSAIPLVYRPRLLLCGGEGTGLDHLGPAVLHELEKFPVHSLGLPSLLSDPSAKTPEEALVHIFGEARRTTPSILYLPQFDVWWETAHEQLRAVLLTMLEELPSDLPILLLGTSSAALADVEEVPTSVFPHRSVYQVNMPSTEDRTLFFDRLIEAAMSILLERISKKSQDAKRLSELPRAPKLASGPKASELKAKVEAEQHALRRLRMCLRDVCNRILYDKRFNAFHFPVSDEDAPNYRSIIQNPMDIATILQHVDNGNYITCAAFLQDIDLIVSNAKAYNGDDYNGTRIVSRACELRDTVHGMLSQMDPALAAYCDKIASQGGPAHLPGELGDITFPDTPVVQLATTTRTSARLRHVQPEVNLDQGYEVLKRTKKIGDGINAEDKLQDSIPTKSSQEQHQTQDVDSERMEPIEIDGDLHGSCTNNLADGSSLHDITMLDGEFSRQVESVKQRFVKRSEKYSIPQLERLYTRIMKGVFETRDKGMSDDDLKNLVLGFLSKFVEDDANF; translated from the exons TCTGGCTCTGCCAACCTTCGGCGCTCAACCAGGGAGAGAAGAGTTAATGTAAATCTTATGGAGTTCGCAGACAGCTCTGGATCTGAGGATGCCGATTTAATG AGACCCTCATATCGACCGTTGAGAAACCGGATTAGCAACAGTGTCAGCCGGGATGATGCAATATCTTCTAAGCGCAAAAGAGGAGTGGATGCCAAACCAACTCCTCGACGTGAAGGTCTACGGCCTCGTCGATCGAAGGCTGCTGGTAGAGAAAGGTTAATATCAGAATCAGATGATGATCAAGACCTTTCAGAGGGAAAGGTTGAACAAGATGAAACAGAAAATGGAAATGATGTTGAGGAAAATGATGCAGAAGATGATCATAATGAGATGGAGGGGGATGCCGAGGGTGAAGATGAAGGCGAGGATGAAGGCGATGAGGATGGCgatgaagatggtgatgatgaagaCGGTGAAGAACAGGATGGAAGAAGGCGCTACGATCTTCGAAATCGTGCAGAGGTCCGCAGGTTCTCTATGGAGGAAGGGAAAGCACGGCCAAGGTCTCCACGAAGAGTTTTACATCAAGGTATGGGAACTAAGGTCAACAGGGATGTAAGGAAGGGTGGATCACGAGTTCACAAGCGCCATCGCTTAACAAGGCCTGAAGATTCTGATGACTCCCTTCTTGTGGATGAGTTGGACCAAGGCCCTGCTATTCCATGGGGTCGTGGTGGCAGCAGATCTGGCCCACCTTTTCTTTTTGGGGGCGTAGACACACATGGAACAACAGCTTGGGGATTAAACCTTGCTGCATCAGGTTGGGGTCATCAGGGTGATGCCTTTGCCACACTAACTTCAGGGATTCAAACTGCTGGTCCAAGTTCCAAGGGAGGGGCAGATATCCAACCCTTGCAGATTGATGAGAGTGTAAGTTTTGATGATATAGGCGGGCTCTCTGAATACATTGATGCTCTAAAGGAAATGGTTTTCTTTCCATtattgtatccagatttttttGCAAGTTACCACATAACTCCACCTAGGGGGGTGTTGTTATGTGGGCCCCCTGGCACGGGGAAAACATTGATTGCAAGAGCTTTGGCTTGTGCTGCTTCAAAAGCTGGTCAGAAGGTTAGCTTTTACATGCGCAAAGGAGCAGACGTGCTAAGCAAGTGGGTTGGTGAGGCTGAAAGACAACTGAAACTTCTTTTTGAGGAAGCACAAAGGAATCAACCTTCTATTATCTTCTTTGATGAAATAGATGGACTTGCACCTGTGAGATCTAGCAAGTCAGAACAAATTCACAATTCCATTGTGTCCACTTTGCTTGCTTTGATGGATGGGCTTGATTCTCGTGGACAGGTTGTTTTGATTGGAGCTACCAACAGGATTGATGCTATTGATGGAGCCTTGCGACGTCCTGGCAGATTTGATCGTGAATTTAACTTTCCCTTGCCTGGTGGTGAGGCACGTGCTGAAATATTAGACATTCATACTCGTAAGTGGAAGCACCCTCCTCCAGAGGAACTCAAAAAGGAACTTGCAGCTAGTTGTGTAGGTTATTGTGGTGCTGACCTAAAGGCTCTCTGTACTGAAGCGGCTATTCGTGCTTTCCGTCAGAAATATCCACAGGTTTATACAAGTGATGACAAATTTCTAATTGATGTTGATTCTATCACGGTAGAAAAGTATCATTTTATTGAAGCAATGTCTACAATTACTCCTGCTGCTCATAGAGGAGCTATTGTGCACTCTAGGCCATTGTCTCTAGTAGTTCAACCATGTCTTCAGAGACATCTAGAGAAAGTCATGGGTACTATATCTGATATTTTCCCTCCAGTATCTGTTGCATCAGAATTGACTAAACTGTCAATGCTTTCGTACGGGTCTGCGATTCCACTTGTATATCGACCTAGGCTTCTACTTTGTGGTGGTGAAGGCACAGGGCTG GATCATCTTGGGCCTGCGGTTTTACATGAACTGGAAAAATTTCCTGTGCATTCATTAGGACTTCCATCTCTTCTGTCAGATCCTAGTGCAAAGACACCGGAGGAGGCGTTGGTACATATATTTGGTGAAGCTAGAAGAACAACGCCATCCATTCTTTATTTACCACAGTTTGATGTTTGGTGGGAAACT GCTCATGAACAGCTCAGAGCCGTTCTCCTGACTATGCTAGAAGAATTGCCATCTGACTTACCTATCTTACTTCTTGGTACATCCTCAGCTGCACTTGCTGATGTCGAGGAAGTGCCCACTTCAGTTTTCCCTCATCGCTCAGT TTATCAAGTGAACATGCCATCTACCGAAGATAGGACCTTGTTTTTTGATCGTTTAATAGAAGCTGCTATGTCGATATTGTTGGAGCGAATCAGCAAGAAATCTCAGGATGCAAAACGCCTTTCTGAACTTCCCAGGGCACCAAAATTGGCTAGTGGTCCAAAGGCATCTGAGCTAAAAGCAAAGGTCGAAGCTGAGCAGCATGCACTTCGAAGATTGCGAATGTGCCTCAGAGATGTTTGCAACCG GATATTGTATGACAAACGATTTAATGCCTTCCATTTTCCAGTCTCAGATGAAGATGCGCCTAATTATCGCTCAATTATACAGAACCCAATGGACATTGCCACCATCTTGCAGCACGTTGATAACGGCAACTATATTACATGTGCTGCATTCCTTCAGGACATTGATCTTATTGTTTCCAATGCAAAG GCTTACAATGGAGACGACTACAATGGCACTAGGATTGTCAGTAGAGCTTGTGAGCTCCGTGATACG GTGCACGGGATGCTCTCTCAAATGGACCCAGCACTGGCTGCATATTGTGACAAGATTGCTAGCCAAGGTGGCCCAGCGCATTTGCCTGGTGAATTAGGGGATATTACATTCCCTGATACTCCTGTTGTACAGCTGGCCACCACTACTAGAACGAGTGCTCGACTTCGTCATGTCCAACCAGAGGTTAATCTGGATCAGGGTTACGAAGTATTGAAGCGGACCAAGAAGATCGGTGACGGTATAAATGCAG AAGACAAGTTACAAGATTCAATACCAACAAAGTCGTCTCAGGAGCAGCATCAGACACAAGACGTGGATTCTGAAAGAATGGAACCTATAGAAATCGATGGAGATTTGCATGGATCTTGTACAAATAACCTTGCTGATGGTAGCAGCCTTCATGATATCACAATGCTAGATGGTGAATTTTCAAGACAAGTGGAGTCTGTTAAGCAGCGTTTCGTAAAGCGCAGTGAAAAATACAGCATCCCACAACTTGAAAGGCTTTACACGAGAATAATGAAGGGCGTCTTTGAAACCAGAGATAAAGGAATGAGTGATGATGATCTCAAGAATTTGGTTTTGGGGTTTTTGTCGAAATTTGTAGAGGATGATGCAAATTTCTGA